A portion of the Micromonospora tarapacensis genome contains these proteins:
- a CDS encoding IS701 family transposase, whose protein sequence is MVGVALVESWEDELGDLFARIAGRFSRVEPRKRAFAYVRGLLAPLERRNGWTLAEQAGDRSPDGMQALLCSPCWDAGAVRDDVRDYLVEHLGDSGAVLVADETGFLKKGARSAGVQRQYSGTAGRTENCQIGTFLCYASGSGRALIDRELYLPKSWTEDRRRCRAAAVPDEVEFATKPQQARAMLERAIAAGVPFAWFTADEAYGQNPGLRGWLEEQDVAYVMATRCDDAVASGLFTTTRVDQLIARVPAGAWTRLSCGDGAHGPRRYDWARLPIRREFPHGRRGWVLARRSISDPTDIAYYICFGPRGTRLRELVRVSGSRWAVEESFQTAKNEVGLDQYQVRRYDAWYAHITLAMTAAAFLAATRATETGKEPEKGATITARTRSSH, encoded by the coding sequence GTGGTTGGCGTAGCGCTCGTTGAGTCGTGGGAAGACGAGCTGGGTGACTTGTTCGCCCGGATCGCGGGCCGGTTTTCTCGGGTGGAGCCGCGGAAGCGGGCGTTCGCCTACGTGCGGGGGTTGCTCGCGCCGTTGGAGCGCCGGAACGGGTGGACGCTCGCCGAGCAGGCTGGCGACCGGTCACCGGATGGGATGCAGGCGTTGCTGTGCAGTCCGTGTTGGGACGCCGGCGCGGTCCGTGATGATGTCCGCGACTACCTGGTGGAGCATCTCGGGGACTCGGGTGCGGTGCTGGTTGCCGATGAGACGGGGTTCCTGAAGAAGGGGGCCCGGTCGGCGGGGGTGCAGCGGCAGTATTCGGGGACGGCTGGGCGTACGGAGAATTGTCAGATCGGCACGTTCCTGTGCTACGCCTCCGGTTCGGGGCGGGCGTTGATCGATCGGGAGTTGTACCTGCCGAAGTCGTGGACCGAGGACCGGCGGCGGTGCCGGGCTGCGGCGGTGCCGGACGAGGTGGAGTTCGCGACCAAGCCGCAGCAGGCGCGGGCGATGCTGGAGAGGGCGATCGCCGCTGGGGTGCCGTTCGCGTGGTTCACCGCCGATGAGGCGTACGGGCAGAACCCCGGCCTGCGCGGTTGGCTGGAAGAGCAGGACGTCGCCTACGTGATGGCGACCCGCTGCGACGACGCAGTCGCTTCCGGGTTGTTCACCACCACCCGGGTCGACCAGCTCATCGCGAGGGTGCCGGCCGGTGCGTGGACCAGGCTGTCGTGCGGCGATGGTGCGCACGGCCCGCGTCGCTACGACTGGGCGCGGCTGCCGATCCGCCGGGAGTTCCCGCACGGCCGCCGCGGCTGGGTCCTTGCCCGACGCAGCATCAGCGACCCCACCGACATCGCCTACTACATCTGCTTCGGCCCACGCGGCACGCGGCTGCGGGAACTGGTCCGCGTCTCCGGATCCCGGTGGGCAGTGGAGGAGTCGTTCCAGACCGCGAAGAACGAGGTCGGTCTCGACCAGTATCAGGTCCGCCGCTACGACGCCTGGTACGCCCACATCACTCTCGCCATGACCGCCGCCGCGTTCCTGGCTGCCACCCGCGCCACCGAAACCGGCAAGGAACCCGAAAAGGGGGCGACGATCACAGCCCGGACACGCTCATCCCACTGA
- a CDS encoding ISAs1 family transposase yields the protein MPVGDRTRDRGHGRKETRTVKAVTLHTPGGIAFSHAQQAVRITRTRTSGGKTSRETAYLVTSLPAADAQPADLQKWARAEWLIENQVHHVRDVTFREDLHQARTGTGPAIMATLRNTAIGWHRIHGEANIARANRRADRRSHDLITAVTSSYPRTQ from the coding sequence ATCCCGGTCGGTGACCGCACCCGCGACCGCGGTCACGGACGCAAAGAGACCCGCACCGTCAAAGCCGTCACCCTGCACACCCCGGGCGGGATCGCGTTCTCGCACGCCCAGCAAGCCGTCCGGATCACCCGTACCCGCACCAGCGGCGGCAAGACCAGCCGCGAGACCGCCTACCTGGTCACATCCCTGCCCGCCGCCGACGCCCAACCCGCTGACCTGCAGAAATGGGCAAGAGCGGAATGGCTGATCGAAAACCAGGTCCACCACGTGCGAGATGTGACTTTCCGTGAAGATCTTCACCAGGCCCGCACTGGCACCGGACCCGCCATCATGGCCACCCTGCGTAACACCGCAATCGGCTGGCACCGCATCCACGGCGAGGCCAACATCGCCCGCGCCAACCGACGCGCCGACCGTCGCTCACACGACCTCATAACCGCCGTGACCAGCAGTTACCCCAGAACGCAATAG
- a CDS encoding tetratricopeptide repeat protein: protein HVSHWIAGSKPSGRAPVLLCEALSRKLGRVVTLDEIGLPSQPLSSADMLGWQVDTLSALTELGRVDVDAERRRVLSTAAYSLAALALPSDRWWTHMAERGQTRGAAVGRHVSKGDVEAVIDMVSLFSRVDQRRGGGHARSAVVQYLTSDVATYLRGRYADETLRRDMFTAASELAYLAGWMAFDNGEHNVGQHYFNVAVKLAAEADNPSMAGHVLRAMAHQAVDLGHHKHALDLAAASVDGKRYESASSRERALLGVVYARALAVNGEKQRSARALLRAEDDLSSATQGDDEPGRVFFFAEASMAHETACALRDTGDLAGAARHFRRSVRTRKASAFTRTHAVTLGYMGAVQARQGEIEEACGTWSRALDAMDGVRSGRTRQVAADMRAILAPYTRRNIRAVRDIDVRAKTYLSTFA, encoded by the coding sequence CACGTCTCCCACTGGATCGCCGGCTCCAAGCCCTCGGGCCGCGCACCTGTGCTGCTCTGTGAAGCACTGTCTCGAAAGCTAGGCCGGGTCGTCACTCTCGACGAGATCGGGTTGCCCAGCCAACCGCTGTCCTCAGCGGACATGCTCGGTTGGCAGGTCGATACGCTGTCAGCGCTAACCGAACTCGGGAGAGTCGACGTGGACGCTGAACGCAGACGCGTTCTCAGCACTGCCGCCTACTCGCTCGCCGCACTGGCGCTGCCGTCCGATCGCTGGTGGACGCACATGGCCGAGCGCGGCCAGACACGCGGCGCAGCAGTCGGCCGGCACGTGAGCAAGGGCGACGTCGAGGCAGTGATCGACATGGTTTCGCTGTTCTCACGCGTCGACCAACGGCGGGGTGGCGGACACGCCCGCTCGGCAGTCGTCCAGTACCTCACCTCCGACGTGGCGACCTACCTACGCGGACGGTACGCCGACGAGACCCTGAGACGTGACATGTTCACCGCCGCCAGTGAACTGGCTTATCTGGCTGGCTGGATGGCATTCGACAACGGCGAGCACAACGTCGGCCAGCACTATTTCAATGTGGCGGTGAAGCTGGCAGCCGAAGCCGACAATCCATCGATGGCAGGTCACGTCCTACGCGCCATGGCGCACCAGGCCGTCGACCTCGGACACCACAAGCACGCTCTCGACCTGGCGGCGGCTTCCGTCGACGGCAAGCGCTACGAATCCGCGTCCTCACGAGAGCGCGCACTACTCGGAGTTGTCTACGCTCGCGCGCTGGCGGTGAACGGCGAGAAGCAACGCTCAGCCCGTGCGCTACTCCGCGCCGAGGATGACCTGTCCTCGGCTACCCAGGGCGACGACGAACCCGGGAGGGTCTTCTTCTTCGCGGAAGCCAGCATGGCTCATGAGACTGCCTGCGCGCTTCGCGACACGGGCGACCTGGCGGGCGCGGCGAGACACTTCCGCCGCAGCGTGAGGACCCGGAAAGCCTCGGCCTTCACGCGTACCCATGCAGTCACCCTCGGGTACATGGGCGCAGTGCAGGCACGACAGGGTGAAATCGAAGAAGCCTGCGGCACATGGTCCCGGGCGCTGGACGCGATGGACGGCGTCCGCTCGGGCCGCACCCGCCAAGTGGCTGCCGACATGCGTGCCATCCTGGCCCCCTACACGCGCCGCAATATCCGAGCGGTCCGAGACATCGACGTCCGAGCGAAGACGTACCTGTCAACGTTCGCCTAG
- a CDS encoding IS701 family transposase — protein sequence MRARAGLLERLRSCFVRTQTWQHAGRYVSALVSQVPKRNGWSIAEQVGDVTPDRTQRLLNRAVWDTTAAMSQVRRFAAAGLDEAASRRRRRGLVVGALDETGQPKQGVATAGVKRQYMGCAGRVANGINTVHLSYVRERIGHALVGARQWIPAEQITDAQAAAGMGLPAGLKFRTKGQLAIDLCADAYADGLRFDVACGDEVYGNCTQLREFFETRGQAYVLRVASTFMIDLPSGDRLTCAQAVTQLAGDNRGWEVRSAGAGSKGQRWYAWAWLATASPRHHLLVRRHLRTGELAFHYCHVPEGQILTKTRLIRAAGLRWPVEEDFEFGKDHFGLDQCQARLYTAIQHHTVLVMAALAVCAVTAAHLADRTDTQAPPPNTPDQPPPADPGLIPLTVPEVKRILATALHHPQPPGHDTHWLTWRRRHQARARWFHQRARLNRNYALVS from the coding sequence GTGCGGGCACGGGCTGGCCTGTTGGAGCGGCTGCGGTCGTGTTTCGTGCGGACGCAGACATGGCAACACGCGGGCAGATACGTGTCGGCGCTGGTCAGCCAGGTGCCCAAGCGCAACGGGTGGAGCATCGCCGAGCAGGTCGGGGATGTCACGCCGGATCGCACGCAGCGGCTGTTGAACCGGGCGGTGTGGGACACGACGGCCGCGATGAGTCAGGTGCGGCGGTTCGCCGCTGCTGGTCTGGACGAGGCGGCGAGCCGTCGGCGGCGGCGTGGCCTGGTCGTGGGGGCGTTGGACGAGACGGGTCAGCCGAAGCAGGGCGTCGCGACGGCCGGGGTGAAGCGGCAGTACATGGGGTGCGCGGGCAGGGTCGCCAACGGCATCAACACGGTGCACCTGTCGTATGTGCGGGAGCGGATCGGGCACGCCCTGGTCGGGGCGCGTCAGTGGATCCCGGCCGAGCAGATCACCGACGCGCAGGCTGCGGCCGGCATGGGACTACCGGCCGGGTTGAAGTTCCGCACCAAGGGCCAGTTGGCCATCGACCTGTGCGCGGACGCATACGCCGACGGGCTGCGCTTCGACGTCGCCTGCGGCGACGAGGTGTACGGAAACTGCACCCAGTTGCGGGAGTTCTTCGAGACTCGCGGGCAGGCGTACGTGCTGCGAGTCGCCTCCACGTTCATGATCGACCTGCCCTCGGGTGACAGGCTGACCTGCGCGCAGGCCGTCACCCAGTTGGCCGGGGACAACCGCGGGTGGGAGGTCCGCTCGGCAGGGGCGGGGTCGAAGGGACAACGCTGGTACGCCTGGGCGTGGCTCGCCACCGCCTCACCCCGCCACCATCTACTCGTGCGCCGTCACCTGCGCACCGGTGAACTGGCCTTCCACTACTGCCACGTGCCCGAGGGACAGATCCTGACCAAGACCAGGCTGATCCGCGCCGCCGGGCTGCGCTGGCCGGTCGAGGAGGACTTCGAGTTCGGCAAGGACCACTTCGGCCTGGACCAGTGCCAAGCCCGCCTCTACACCGCGATCCAGCATCACACCGTGCTGGTCATGGCCGCCCTCGCCGTCTGCGCGGTCACCGCCGCCCACCTCGCCGACCGCACCGACACCCAGGCCCCGCCACCGAACACACCGGATCAGCCGCCACCAGCCGACCCCGGACTGATCCCGCTGACCGTGCCCGAGGTCAAACGGATACTCGCCACCGCCCTCCACCACCCCCAGCCGCCCGGCCACGACACACACTGGCTCACCTGGCGACGCCGACACCAAGCCCGCGCCCGCTGGTTCCACCAACGCGCACGCCTAAACAGGAACTACGCCCTGGTCAGCTAG
- a CDS encoding restriction endonuclease, with amino-acid sequence MPEFEVEVDAEDAALADLCSMYWATEDDGSFSFTVKELSERFKQPAHKISKTVSESCYARSSSKSCIECGRGFIYRTRSEWTSGHRFAPTRCRTCVESEKQRLEADRRKAEAAMEAAISEHFEVAEGEAPIRAEDLDLPSALAVAALFEDGEEVSEGVTVPVMERGNPLTPTSDLNLKLLKALIDQGILRIHPSSSPDAFVWKDDGTLDNQHYPMLASYYLTGVGDVETRLREYLKGLSQIISRDNWPDRWTDQFSDFWFDLAVSECKAYLVHMLKRHGLDFTPGQRTEEVFRHALRWYSIGQMYYFIWRAARDSAAYAARERVPAKQAANSAITRISGDVDRAYAQGWDVSVYRRDSRLPQSTISHILFSRALQLEDAMAYSPVDLPVRRAGLELAWEKIDFTAFERLIFQLVVETEGYENVDWLMHTNAADHGRDVSAVRLRKDPLSGHSSQRVAIQCKHWLSRAVRDTDANQAIVSISHWENPPFDVLVLATSGRFTSDAIAWIERHNSRGQRPIIEVWNDARLEFLLNERPHLVRSFGLR; translated from the coding sequence GTGCCGGAGTTCGAGGTCGAGGTCGACGCTGAGGATGCGGCACTTGCTGACCTCTGCTCGATGTATTGGGCCACCGAAGATGACGGCTCATTTTCATTCACGGTGAAGGAATTATCAGAGCGCTTTAAACAGCCCGCACATAAGATCAGCAAGACCGTCTCGGAATCTTGCTATGCTCGCTCGTCGAGCAAGTCTTGCATTGAGTGCGGCAGGGGATTCATTTACAGAACTCGTTCGGAATGGACCTCGGGCCACCGCTTCGCGCCCACCCGTTGCCGGACATGCGTCGAATCAGAAAAGCAACGGCTGGAAGCTGACCGACGTAAAGCGGAGGCAGCTATGGAAGCTGCGATCTCCGAGCATTTCGAAGTAGCGGAGGGCGAGGCACCAATTCGCGCCGAGGATCTCGATCTGCCATCGGCTCTAGCGGTGGCCGCATTATTCGAAGACGGAGAAGAGGTTTCTGAAGGAGTTACCGTTCCAGTCATGGAACGAGGCAACCCCTTAACGCCTACATCAGACCTTAATCTAAAGCTGCTCAAAGCACTCATCGATCAAGGGATTCTACGGATACATCCGTCTTCGTCACCAGATGCCTTCGTGTGGAAGGATGATGGCACGCTCGACAACCAACATTATCCGATGCTCGCGTCTTATTATCTGACAGGTGTTGGCGATGTGGAGACTCGGCTACGGGAATACCTCAAGGGACTTTCCCAGATAATCTCCCGGGACAACTGGCCCGACCGTTGGACAGACCAGTTCTCGGACTTCTGGTTCGACCTGGCGGTGTCGGAGTGTAAAGCCTACTTGGTTCACATGCTCAAACGGCATGGGCTCGACTTTACGCCAGGGCAGCGGACAGAAGAGGTTTTCCGCCACGCGCTGCGTTGGTACTCAATCGGTCAGATGTACTACTTCATCTGGCGAGCAGCAAGAGATAGCGCCGCTTACGCGGCGAGGGAAAGGGTGCCTGCAAAGCAGGCCGCGAACAGCGCAATAACTAGAATCTCGGGGGACGTCGATCGTGCCTACGCCCAAGGTTGGGACGTAAGCGTTTATCGGCGAGACTCACGCTTACCACAGTCGACGATTTCGCACATACTTTTCTCCCGAGCACTCCAACTCGAAGACGCTATGGCATATTCGCCGGTTGACCTTCCCGTCAGGCGAGCGGGCCTAGAGTTGGCATGGGAAAAGATTGACTTCACCGCCTTTGAACGCCTCATCTTCCAGCTTGTGGTCGAGACCGAAGGTTACGAAAACGTCGACTGGCTTATGCATACCAACGCTGCCGACCATGGTCGCGATGTGAGTGCCGTGCGCCTTCGCAAAGATCCATTGAGCGGGCACAGTTCACAGCGAGTCGCCATTCAGTGCAAGCATTGGCTCTCACGCGCCGTCCGTGATACTGACGCAAATCAGGCCATCGTAAGCATCAGTCACTGGGAGAATCCGCCATTCGATGTGCTTGTTCTGGCAACGAGTGGACGCTTTACCTCTGACGCCATCGCCTGGATTGAACGACACAATTCCCGTGGGCAGCGCCCAATAATCGAAGTTTGGAATGACGCCCGCTTGGAGTTTCTACTGAATGAGCGACCTCATCTCGTCCGCAGCTTCGGTTTACGCTAG
- a CDS encoding TrmO family methyltransferase domain-containing protein, producing the protein MFGHRNMRRINWLGVSRCRLIKVDGLDLHVEDLDAVNGTPVFDIKPWFSEFGPRGEVYQADWATQMLGQYFAPPIQNQK; encoded by the coding sequence ATCTTCGGCCACCGCAACATGCGCCGGATCAACTGGCTAGGCGTATCCCGGTGTCGCCTTATCAAAGTTGACGGCCTTGACCTTCACGTTGAGGATCTGGACGCGGTAAACGGTACCCCCGTTTTTGACATCAAGCCTTGGTTCTCGGAGTTCGGTCCGCGAGGCGAAGTTTACCAAGCCGACTGGGCAACTCAGATGTTGGGACAGTACTTTGCGCCGCCGATTCAAAATCAGAAATAG
- a CDS encoding glycine betaine ABC transporter substrate-binding protein: EKIGVWYDNASLSIAVPEYVSDVNSLEDLAANADMFNGEIIGIEAGAGLTAATQDKVIPEYDLTDKLTLRTSSTPAMLAALDGAIKDQKPIVVTLWHPHWAYANYPLKDLADPKNTLGGAEEITTLARQGFGADFPEVTEMLKKFQMDDQQLGSLEDLMFNVHKDDEEKAVEEWLKANPDYAGTVEVATS; the protein is encoded by the coding sequence TCGAGAAGATCGGCGTCTGGTACGACAACGCCAGCCTGAGCATCGCCGTCCCGGAGTACGTCAGCGACGTCAACTCACTGGAGGACCTGGCCGCCAACGCCGACATGTTCAACGGCGAGATCATCGGCATCGAGGCCGGCGCCGGCCTGACCGCCGCCACCCAGGACAAGGTCATCCCGGAGTACGACCTGACCGACAAGCTCACCCTGAGGACGTCGTCGACGCCGGCGATGCTGGCCGCGCTGGACGGCGCGATCAAGGACCAGAAGCCGATCGTGGTGACTCTCTGGCACCCGCACTGGGCCTACGCGAACTACCCGCTGAAGGACCTGGCGGACCCGAAGAACACGCTCGGCGGGGCCGAGGAGATCACCACGCTGGCCCGTCAGGGCTTCGGCGCGGACTTCCCCGAGGTCACCGAGATGCTGAAGAAGTTCCAGATGGACGACCAGCAGCTCGGCTCGCTGGAGGACCTGATGTTCAACGTGCACAAGGACGACGAGGAGAAGGCCGTCGAGGAGTGGCTGAAGGCCAACCCGGACTACGCCGGGACGGTGGAGGTAGCCACCTCCTGA
- a CDS encoding reverse transcriptase/maturase family protein, protein MQSADTVLKVLRGRGRRKLPLERLYRQLFNEQLFLIAYGRIYANDGAMTPGVDGRTPDGMSLEAIRDIIGRLRAERYRFTPVRRVYIPKKNGAQRPLGLPAWTDKLVGEVVRLLLEAYYEPQFSTRSHGFRTGRGCHTALDEIASTWTGTTWFIEGDIADCFGSLDHEVMLAILAEQIHDNRFLNLVGGMLRAGYLEDWKWHATHSGAPQGGVISPILSNIYLDRLDTFVEQEMVPAWTRGTVRRPNRAYYNATSRVGYWKRKGDRDKVKTYRKIQQSIPTRDVHDPDYRRLRYIRYADDHLLGFAGTKAEAEQIKNELTAFLRKDLKLALSTEKTLITHARTHKARFLGYDIWTRQADTWHTKGKRSLNGSIALGVPPENVNARCRKYLRKQNKPLIRNDLIRTSDHNIVASYGAEYRGYVQYYQMAGNISWLNKLRYVMERSMMSTLAAKYRRPPWVMRNRYQTTVVTPHGKRRCFEATQRTPNGTVFTARFGGIPLRRRKHARLIDGAWPTRRGTQLIARLTAGICELCDAHDGITVHHVTRLADLNRYSPAATPPWVQAMRDSRRKTLIVCARCHGDIHQQPHTQ, encoded by the coding sequence ATGCAGAGCGCTGACACGGTACTCAAAGTCCTGCGTGGCAGGGGACGACGAAAACTGCCCCTGGAACGGCTGTATCGGCAACTGTTCAACGAGCAGTTGTTTCTGATCGCCTACGGGAGGATTTACGCCAACGACGGCGCGATGACGCCCGGAGTCGATGGGAGAACACCCGACGGGATGAGCCTGGAAGCCATCCGGGACATCATCGGTCGGCTTCGCGCCGAACGCTACCGGTTCACACCGGTCCGCCGGGTTTACATCCCGAAGAAGAACGGAGCCCAACGGCCCCTCGGGCTGCCGGCCTGGACCGACAAACTGGTCGGTGAGGTGGTGCGCCTGCTGTTGGAGGCGTACTACGAACCGCAGTTCTCGACCAGGTCGCACGGGTTCCGCACTGGTCGGGGCTGCCACACCGCACTCGACGAGATCGCCTCGACATGGACGGGCACGACCTGGTTCATCGAGGGCGACATCGCCGACTGCTTCGGGAGCCTCGACCACGAGGTCATGCTCGCGATCCTCGCCGAGCAGATCCACGACAATCGGTTCTTGAACCTGGTAGGAGGAATGCTGCGGGCGGGATATCTGGAAGACTGGAAATGGCATGCCACGCATTCCGGTGCGCCACAAGGCGGCGTCATATCGCCGATCCTGTCGAACATCTATCTCGACCGTCTCGATACATTCGTGGAACAGGAAATGGTCCCGGCCTGGACCCGCGGAACAGTCCGACGGCCGAACCGGGCGTACTACAACGCGACGTCAAGAGTCGGCTACTGGAAAAGGAAGGGCGACCGCGACAAGGTCAAAACCTACCGCAAGATCCAGCAGTCGATTCCCACTCGCGACGTTCACGACCCGGACTACCGCCGGCTACGCTATATCCGCTACGCCGACGATCACCTCCTAGGATTCGCCGGCACCAAGGCCGAAGCCGAACAGATCAAGAACGAGCTAACCGCGTTTCTGCGCAAGGATCTGAAGCTCGCTCTCTCTACCGAGAAAACCTTGATCACCCACGCCCGCACCCACAAGGCACGGTTCCTCGGCTACGACATCTGGACACGGCAGGCCGACACCTGGCACACCAAGGGCAAACGATCACTCAACGGCTCCATCGCCCTCGGTGTCCCACCGGAAAACGTCAACGCCAGATGCCGAAAATACCTGCGGAAACAGAACAAGCCCCTGATCCGTAACGACCTGATCCGCACCAGCGACCACAACATCGTCGCCTCCTACGGCGCGGAATATCGAGGATATGTCCAGTACTATCAGATGGCCGGAAACATCAGCTGGCTCAACAAGCTCCGTTATGTCATGGAACGGTCGATGATGTCGACCCTGGCAGCCAAATATCGCCGACCACCGTGGGTGATGCGAAACCGCTACCAAACCACCGTCGTCACCCCCCACGGGAAACGCCGGTGCTTCGAAGCGACCCAGCGCACCCCGAACGGAACGGTATTCACCGCCAGATTCGGCGGGATCCCGCTACGCCGCCGCAAACACGCCCGCCTCATCGACGGAGCGTGGCCGACCCGGCGGGGAACCCAACTCATCGCCCGGCTCACCGCCGGGATCTGCGAACTCTGCGACGCCCACGACGGGATCACCGTCCACCACGTCACACGACTCGCCGACCTCAACAGATACAGCCCTGCGGCCACACCACCCTGGGTGCAAGCCATGCGGGACAGCCGACGGAAGACCCTGATCGTCTGCGCCCGCTGCCACGGCGACATCCATCAACAGCCGCACACGCAGTAG
- a CDS encoding ISAs1 family transposase — MSSSLISVLTVTTPSGETPPPPITEGERRGLLDAVSVIPDPRNPHGVRYPLAALLTVAVCAVLAGATSFAAIADWLYDLDEADQRRLGFTRGVPAGTTVWRLLIRLDATVISKVLAGWLHTRTPPVAARPRRYRTVIAVDGKTLRGARQRGGRQTHLLSALDTSTGIVLAQVTVDTKSNEIPAFTPLLDAVQAVLGSLTDILFVADAMHTQTGHAEQITGRGAHLLLQAKGNQCATRRSDTSPFQAGQTRREVCWVRWLTWIRKVKGTRACQEIGGRVQMPETACRETRAVWRRLDCLNPNLQRQQFTATGKASETGVRRGRGVLVRPGQPSRRKRYPARVFKEMSGAPAAALFRVSETNVGSPSQFGWRCRSTRSSRRSNARPRRTGKPFTGRRGAGDADCEKQWRYA; from the coding sequence ATGTCATCATCCCTGATCTCCGTACTGACTGTGACAACCCCCAGCGGCGAGACGCCACCACCGCCGATCACCGAGGGTGAACGTCGTGGGCTCCTGGACGCTGTCAGCGTGATCCCGGACCCGCGCAACCCGCACGGGGTGCGGTATCCCCTGGCCGCGTTGCTGACCGTCGCGGTCTGCGCGGTCCTGGCCGGCGCCACGTCGTTCGCCGCGATCGCCGACTGGCTGTACGACCTGGACGAGGCGGACCAGCGGCGGCTCGGGTTCACCCGGGGCGTGCCGGCCGGCACCACGGTGTGGCGGCTGCTGATCCGCCTGGACGCGACTGTGATCAGCAAGGTTCTGGCCGGCTGGCTGCACACCCGGACGCCACCGGTGGCCGCTCGGCCGCGCCGCTACCGGACGGTGATCGCCGTGGACGGCAAGACCCTGCGTGGCGCACGCCAGCGTGGCGGCCGGCAGACGCATCTGCTGTCGGCGCTGGACACCAGCACCGGCATCGTCCTGGCCCAGGTCACCGTCGACACGAAGAGCAACGAGATTCCCGCCTTCACCCCACTGCTCGACGCCGTGCAGGCCGTGCTCGGCAGCCTGACCGATATCCTGTTCGTCGCCGACGCCATGCACACCCAGACCGGCCACGCCGAGCAGATCACCGGCCGTGGAGCACATCTGCTACTGCAGGCCAAGGGTAACCAGTGCGCCACGAGGCGCTCTGACACATCCCCGTTTCAGGCGGGACAGACTCGAAGGGAGGTCTGCTGGGTCCGATGGCTTACCTGGATCCGAAAGGTGAAGGGGACAAGAGCATGCCAGGAAATCGGCGGCCGGGTTCAGATGCCCGAGACGGCGTGCCGGGAGACCCGTGCGGTATGGCGAAGACTTGATTGTTTGAACCCTAATCTCCAGCGGCAGCAATTTACTGCGACCGGAAAGGCATCTGAAACCGGTGTCCGTCGTGGTCGGGGTGTACTGGTTCGCCCTGGCCAACCTTCGCGGCGGAAGCGATACCCGGCGAGGGTATTCAAGGAGATGAGTGGGGCGCCTGCAGCCGCGCTATTTCGTGTGTCAGAGACGAACGTGGGATCACCGTCCCAGTTCGGCTGGCGGTGTCGGAGCACTCGTAGTAGTCGCCGGAGTAACGCCCGGCCAAGGAGAACGGGAAAGCCGTTCACAGGGCGAAGGGGTGCAGGTGATGCGGACTGTGAGAAACAGTGGAGGTATGCGTAA
- a CDS encoding class I SAM-dependent methyltransferase: MTEHPPPPEPVVTRRIVSDAEGRAASRHWWDEDADNYQNEHGAFLGDVDLVWCPEGLREADARLLGDVKGARVLEMGCGAAAGSRWLDGQGADVTALDLSTGMLRHAKLAADRSGVHVPLVQADALALPFRAGTFDIVHTAFGAVPFVADSAALMREVFRVLRPGGAWVFAITHPMRWIFLDDPGEGGLMAVHSYFDRRPYIEQDSSGVPTYIEAHRTFGDRVRELTAAGFILRDVIEPEWPSGHEVVWGQWSPMRGRLFPGTAIFVARRPAAQ; encoded by the coding sequence ATGACCGAACACCCGCCGCCCCCCGAACCCGTCGTAACCCGCCGCATCGTCTCCGACGCGGAAGGCCGGGCGGCGAGCCGGCACTGGTGGGACGAGGACGCTGACAACTACCAGAACGAGCACGGCGCTTTCCTCGGAGATGTTGACCTTGTGTGGTGTCCCGAGGGCCTACGCGAAGCGGACGCCCGGCTACTCGGCGACGTCAAGGGGGCTCGGGTACTAGAGATGGGCTGTGGCGCGGCTGCCGGCTCCCGCTGGCTCGACGGCCAAGGGGCCGACGTGACCGCTCTAGACCTGTCCACCGGCATGTTGCGACATGCCAAACTGGCCGCCGACCGATCCGGCGTACATGTGCCGCTTGTGCAAGCGGACGCCTTGGCGCTGCCGTTCAGGGCTGGCACGTTCGACATCGTGCACACCGCGTTCGGCGCTGTCCCGTTCGTTGCGGACTCGGCGGCACTCATGCGCGAAGTGTTCCGGGTGCTGCGCCCAGGCGGAGCGTGGGTCTTTGCTATTACTCACCCGATGCGCTGGATTTTTCTCGACGATCCCGGCGAGGGCGGGCTGATGGCGGTGCACTCGTACTTCGACCGCCGGCCATATATCGAACAGGATTCGTCAGGAGTCCCCACCTACATTGAGGCGCACCGCACCTTCGGCGACCGCGTCCGAGAACTGACGGCGGCCGGCTTCATTCTCCGTGACGTGATCGAGCCAGAGTGGCCGTCGGGACACGAAGTGGTCTGGGGCCAGTGGAGTCCGATGCGTGGCCGGCTGTTCCCCGGTACCGCCATCTTCGTAGCGCGTCGTCCAGCTGCTCAGTGA